Proteins found in one Perca fluviatilis chromosome 9, GENO_Pfluv_1.0, whole genome shotgun sequence genomic segment:
- the LOC120565364 gene encoding interferon-induced protein 44-like isoform X8: MNSMLTNSQQKTICSQLGRVKLQLLYKASIHGFTGAAFHQRCDNRCPTVSVGYNASGYVFGGYTKQPFSQSGQYVHDDQAFLFTFSGEKLIKYPVTIPANAVRMMANCGPYFGETFVLVNASRAVVYTNPGNYYNLNAAEMHGNDLNLAECEVYEVEEIPEFEKPWRPMVWETEKRTELMDGIKLYCPMISSVSQVRVLLIGPVGAGKSSFFNSINSVFRGHVSNQAIAGSSTTSLTTKFRTYSVKAGRGGKPLPIIFCDTMGLEENTGAGLDIDDIISILKGHLPDSYQFNPSAPLHPEASGYRKSPELKDEIHCVVYVTDACKVSIMPTKLELKLEAIRRKVNSMGIPQLILLTKVDEACTFVSQDVRNIYKSCYIEEMMQEVSARLGVPMSCVVPVKNYSKEFELDLNCDILLLTAVIQMLRAADSYFDELSDRKSNIETKEYFGGSFTFTPPIPSAPSTSAKPAVSMAAGAKDALSTLTDVSSTERMENKPLFTFPATLQMSVQQREERSNLCLHSQMSKVGALLGMSTSYIVPVKNYSSELDLDASTDVLLLSAVDHILQYAELYFQDNTPQHTGPKID, from the exons ATGAACTCCAT GTTAACCAATAGCCAGCAGAAAACTATCTGCTCCCAGCTGGGAAGAGTCAAACTCCAGCTGCTGTACAAGGCCAGCATCCATGGTTTCACCGGTGCAGCCTTTCACCAACGATGTGACAACCGCTGTCCCACAGTGTCTGTGGGCTACAACGCCTCTGGTTATGTGTTTGGAGGCTACACCAAACAACCTTTCAGTCAGTCTGGACAGTATGTCCACGATGACCAGGCCTTTCTTTTCACCTTCAGTGGAGAAAAGCTCATCAAGTATCCGGTCACTATTCCTGCTAACGCAGTGAGAATGATGGCTAACTGTGGTCCATATTTTGGAGAAACATTTGTTCTTGTCAATGCAAGCCGAGCAGTAGTCTATACCAATCCAGGAAATTATTACAACTTAAATGCTGCAGAAATGCATGGCAATGACCTCAACCTGGCTGAGTGTGAAGTCTATGAAGTTGAGG AGATCCCAGAATTTGAGAAGCCATGGAGGCCGATGGTCTGGGAAACTGA GAAGAGAACAGAGTTGATGGACGGTATTAAGCTCTATTGCCCCATGATCAGCTCTGTGTCCCAGGTTCGGGTTCTGCTCATTGGACCAGTTGGAGCTGGAAAGTCCAGCTTTTTCAATTCTATCAACTCTGTATTCAGAGGCCACGTCAGCAACCAGGCCATCGCTGGCAGCTCTACCACCAGCCTCACCACAAAG TTTCGCACCTACTCGGTGAAAGCTGGACGAGGAGGAAAACCTCTGCCAATCATCTTTTGTGATACCATGGGATTGGAGGAAAACACGGGGGCTGGGCTTGAcattgatgacatcatcagcatCCTCAAAGGCCATCTGCCAGACAGTTATCAG TTCAAtccttctgctcctctgcatCCGGAGGCCAGCGGCTATCGCAAGTCTCCAGAGCTCAAGGATGAGATCCACTGTGTGGTCTATGTCACTGACGCCTGCAAGGTCTCCATCATGCCCACAAAACTGGAGCTGAAGCTGGAAGCTATCCGCAGAAAGGTCAACTCGATGG ggATTCCTCAGCTGATCCTGCTGACTAAAGTGGATGAAGCCTGCACTTTTGTCTCACAGGACGTTAGGAACATTTATAAGAGCTGCTACATCGAGGAGATG ATGCAGGAGGTCAGCGCTCGGCTCGGTGTGCCGATGTCCTGTGTTGTTCCGGTGAAGAACTACAGCAAAGAGTTTGAGTTGGACCTGAATTGTGACATCCTGCTACTCACCGCTGTCATCCAGATGCTTCGCGCCGCTGATAGTTACTTCGATGAGCTCAGTgacagaaaaagcaacattgaAACCAAAGAATA CTTCGGCGGCAGCTTTACATTTACCCCACCCATCCCCTCCGCTCCATCTACGTCAGCCAAACCTGCTGTCAGCATGGCAGCGGGTGCCAAAGATGCTCTGAGCACACTTACAGACGTCAGTTCAACAGAGAGAATGGAGAACAAACCTTTGTTTACATTCCCGG CTACTTTACAGATGTCAGTtcaacagagagaagagagatcaAACCTTTGTTTGCATTCCCAG ATGAGTAAAGTTGGAGCTTTGTTAGGTATGTCGACCTCCTACATCGTCCCGGTGAAGAACTACTCGTCAGAGCTGGACCTGGATGCGAGCACTGATGTGCTTCTGCTTAGTGCGGTCGACCACATCCTGCAGTATGCTGAACTGTATTTCCAGGACaatacaccacaacacacagggCCAAAGATAGACTAA
- the LOC120565364 gene encoding interferon-induced protein 44-like isoform X1, which translates to MRSAPSSSCKVIQLRFGFPCLFSKKETLKRLQTPHSGTSADQLSTMNSMLTNSQQKTICSQLGRVKLQLLYKASIHGFTGAAFHQRCDNRCPTVSVGYNASGYVFGGYTKQPFSQSGQYVHDDQAFLFTFSGEKLIKYPVTIPANAVRMMANCGPYFGETFVLVNASRAVVYTNPGNYYNLNAAEMHGNDLNLAECEVYEVEEIPEFEKPWRPMVWETEKRTELMDGIKLYCPMISSVSQVRVLLIGPVGAGKSSFFNSINSVFRGHVSNQAIAGSSTTSLTTKFRTYSVKAGRGGKPLPIIFCDTMGLEENTGAGLDIDDIISILKGHLPDSYQFNPSAPLHPEASGYRKSPELKDEIHCVVYVTDACKVSIMPTKLELKLEAIRRKVNSMGIPQLILLTKVDEACTFVSQDVRNIYKSCYIEEMMQEVSARLGVPMSCVVPVKNYSKEFELDLNCDILLLTAVIQMLRAADSYFDELSDRKSNIETKEYFGGSFTFTPPIPSAPSTSAKPAVSMAAGAKDALSTLTDVSSTERMENKPLFTFPATLQMSVQQREERSNLCLHSQMSKVGALLGMSTSYIVPVKNYSSELDLDASTDVLLLSAVDHILQYAELYFQDNTPQHTGPKID; encoded by the exons ATGCGCAGCGCACCTTCATCCTCCTGTAAAGTGATTCAGCTGCGTTTTGGTTTTCCCTGCCTTTTTTCAAAGAAAGAG ACACTTAAAAGGCTCCAGACGCCCCATTCAGGAACTTCAGCAGACCAGCTGTCCACTATGAACTCCATGTTAACCAATAGCCAGCAGAAAACTATCTGCTCCCAGCTGGGAAGAGTCAAACTCCAGCTGCTGTACAAGGCCAGCATCCATGGTTTCACCGGTGCAGCCTTTCACCAACGATGTGACAACCGCTGTCCCACAGTGTCTGTGGGCTACAACGCCTCTGGTTATGTGTTTGGAGGCTACACCAAACAACCTTTCAGTCAGTCTGGACAGTATGTCCACGATGACCAGGCCTTTCTTTTCACCTTCAGTGGAGAAAAGCTCATCAAGTATCCGGTCACTATTCCTGCTAACGCAGTGAGAATGATGGCTAACTGTGGTCCATATTTTGGAGAAACATTTGTTCTTGTCAATGCAAGCCGAGCAGTAGTCTATACCAATCCAGGAAATTATTACAACTTAAATGCTGCAGAAATGCATGGCAATGACCTCAACCTGGCTGAGTGTGAAGTCTATGAAGTTGAGG AGATCCCAGAATTTGAGAAGCCATGGAGGCCGATGGTCTGGGAAACTGA GAAGAGAACAGAGTTGATGGACGGTATTAAGCTCTATTGCCCCATGATCAGCTCTGTGTCCCAGGTTCGGGTTCTGCTCATTGGACCAGTTGGAGCTGGAAAGTCCAGCTTTTTCAATTCTATCAACTCTGTATTCAGAGGCCACGTCAGCAACCAGGCCATCGCTGGCAGCTCTACCACCAGCCTCACCACAAAG TTTCGCACCTACTCGGTGAAAGCTGGACGAGGAGGAAAACCTCTGCCAATCATCTTTTGTGATACCATGGGATTGGAGGAAAACACGGGGGCTGGGCTTGAcattgatgacatcatcagcatCCTCAAAGGCCATCTGCCAGACAGTTATCAG TTCAAtccttctgctcctctgcatCCGGAGGCCAGCGGCTATCGCAAGTCTCCAGAGCTCAAGGATGAGATCCACTGTGTGGTCTATGTCACTGACGCCTGCAAGGTCTCCATCATGCCCACAAAACTGGAGCTGAAGCTGGAAGCTATCCGCAGAAAGGTCAACTCGATGG ggATTCCTCAGCTGATCCTGCTGACTAAAGTGGATGAAGCCTGCACTTTTGTCTCACAGGACGTTAGGAACATTTATAAGAGCTGCTACATCGAGGAGATG ATGCAGGAGGTCAGCGCTCGGCTCGGTGTGCCGATGTCCTGTGTTGTTCCGGTGAAGAACTACAGCAAAGAGTTTGAGTTGGACCTGAATTGTGACATCCTGCTACTCACCGCTGTCATCCAGATGCTTCGCGCCGCTGATAGTTACTTCGATGAGCTCAGTgacagaaaaagcaacattgaAACCAAAGAATA CTTCGGCGGCAGCTTTACATTTACCCCACCCATCCCCTCCGCTCCATCTACGTCAGCCAAACCTGCTGTCAGCATGGCAGCGGGTGCCAAAGATGCTCTGAGCACACTTACAGACGTCAGTTCAACAGAGAGAATGGAGAACAAACCTTTGTTTACATTCCCGG CTACTTTACAGATGTCAGTtcaacagagagaagagagatcaAACCTTTGTTTGCATTCCCAG ATGAGTAAAGTTGGAGCTTTGTTAGGTATGTCGACCTCCTACATCGTCCCGGTGAAGAACTACTCGTCAGAGCTGGACCTGGATGCGAGCACTGATGTGCTTCTGCTTAGTGCGGTCGACCACATCCTGCAGTATGCTGAACTGTATTTCCAGGACaatacaccacaacacacagggCCAAAGATAGACTAA
- the LOC120565364 gene encoding interferon-induced protein 44-like isoform X11, which translates to MVWETEKRTELMDGIKLYCPMISSVSQVRVLLIGPVGAGKSSFFNSINSVFRGHVSNQAIAGSSTTSLTTKFRTYSVKAGRGGKPLPIIFCDTMGLEENTGAGLDIDDIISILKGHLPDSYQFNPSAPLHPEASGYRKSPELKDEIHCVVYVTDACKVSIMPTKLELKLEAIRRKVNSMGIPQLILLTKVDEACTFVSQDVRNIYKSCYIEEMMQEVSARLGVPMSCVVPVKNYSKEFELDLNCDILLLTAVIQMLRAADSYFDELSDRKSNIETKEYFGGSFTFTPPIPSAPSTSAKPAVSMAAGAKDALSTLTDVSSTERMENKPLFTFPATLQMSVQQREERSNLCLHSQMSKVGALLGMSTSYIVPVKNYSSELDLDASTDVLLLSAVDHILQYAELYFQDNTPQHTGPKID; encoded by the exons ATGGTCTGGGAAACTGA GAAGAGAACAGAGTTGATGGACGGTATTAAGCTCTATTGCCCCATGATCAGCTCTGTGTCCCAGGTTCGGGTTCTGCTCATTGGACCAGTTGGAGCTGGAAAGTCCAGCTTTTTCAATTCTATCAACTCTGTATTCAGAGGCCACGTCAGCAACCAGGCCATCGCTGGCAGCTCTACCACCAGCCTCACCACAAAG TTTCGCACCTACTCGGTGAAAGCTGGACGAGGAGGAAAACCTCTGCCAATCATCTTTTGTGATACCATGGGATTGGAGGAAAACACGGGGGCTGGGCTTGAcattgatgacatcatcagcatCCTCAAAGGCCATCTGCCAGACAGTTATCAG TTCAAtccttctgctcctctgcatCCGGAGGCCAGCGGCTATCGCAAGTCTCCAGAGCTCAAGGATGAGATCCACTGTGTGGTCTATGTCACTGACGCCTGCAAGGTCTCCATCATGCCCACAAAACTGGAGCTGAAGCTGGAAGCTATCCGCAGAAAGGTCAACTCGATGG ggATTCCTCAGCTGATCCTGCTGACTAAAGTGGATGAAGCCTGCACTTTTGTCTCACAGGACGTTAGGAACATTTATAAGAGCTGCTACATCGAGGAGATG ATGCAGGAGGTCAGCGCTCGGCTCGGTGTGCCGATGTCCTGTGTTGTTCCGGTGAAGAACTACAGCAAAGAGTTTGAGTTGGACCTGAATTGTGACATCCTGCTACTCACCGCTGTCATCCAGATGCTTCGCGCCGCTGATAGTTACTTCGATGAGCTCAGTgacagaaaaagcaacattgaAACCAAAGAATA CTTCGGCGGCAGCTTTACATTTACCCCACCCATCCCCTCCGCTCCATCTACGTCAGCCAAACCTGCTGTCAGCATGGCAGCGGGTGCCAAAGATGCTCTGAGCACACTTACAGACGTCAGTTCAACAGAGAGAATGGAGAACAAACCTTTGTTTACATTCCCGG CTACTTTACAGATGTCAGTtcaacagagagaagagagatcaAACCTTTGTTTGCATTCCCAG ATGAGTAAAGTTGGAGCTTTGTTAGGTATGTCGACCTCCTACATCGTCCCGGTGAAGAACTACTCGTCAGAGCTGGACCTGGATGCGAGCACTGATGTGCTTCTGCTTAGTGCGGTCGACCACATCCTGCAGTATGCTGAACTGTATTTCCAGGACaatacaccacaacacacagggCCAAAGATAGACTAA
- the LOC120565364 gene encoding interferon-induced protein 44-like isoform X2, whose protein sequence is MRSAPSSSCKVIQLRFGFPCLFSKKETLKRLQTPHSGTSADQLSTMNSMLTNSQQKTICSQLGRVKLQLLYKASIHGFTGAAFHQRCDNRCPTVSVGYNASGYVFGGYTKQPFSQSGQYVHDDQAFLFTFSGEKLIKYPVTIPANAVRMMANCGPYFGETFVLVNASRAVVYTNPGNYYNLNAAEMHGNDLNLAECEVYEVEEIPEFEKPWRPMVWETEKRTELMDGIKLYCPMISSVSQVRVLLIGPVGAGKSSFFNSINSVFRGHVSNQAIAGSSTTSLTTKFRTYSVKAGRGGKPLPIIFCDTMGLEENTGAGLDIDDIISILKGHLPDSYQFNPSAPLHPEASGYRKSPELKDEIHCVVYVTDACKVSIMPTKLELKLEAIRRKVNSMGIPQLILLTKVDEACTFVSQDVRNIYKSCYIEEMMQEVSARLGVPMSCVVPVKNYSKEFELDLNCDILLLTAVIQMLRAADSYFDELSDRKSNIETKEYFGGSFTFTPPIPSAPSTSAKPAVSMAAGAKDALSTLTDVSSTERPLFAFPAAQPKLESQWRDMEWTEEQKTSLMKTISADLSRGDSGSGSPPGPGRFWKVQLRQFSQVGIQWKSHQPGHGGLLLDQLHQDDE, encoded by the exons ATGCGCAGCGCACCTTCATCCTCCTGTAAAGTGATTCAGCTGCGTTTTGGTTTTCCCTGCCTTTTTTCAAAGAAAGAG ACACTTAAAAGGCTCCAGACGCCCCATTCAGGAACTTCAGCAGACCAGCTGTCCACTATGAACTCCATGTTAACCAATAGCCAGCAGAAAACTATCTGCTCCCAGCTGGGAAGAGTCAAACTCCAGCTGCTGTACAAGGCCAGCATCCATGGTTTCACCGGTGCAGCCTTTCACCAACGATGTGACAACCGCTGTCCCACAGTGTCTGTGGGCTACAACGCCTCTGGTTATGTGTTTGGAGGCTACACCAAACAACCTTTCAGTCAGTCTGGACAGTATGTCCACGATGACCAGGCCTTTCTTTTCACCTTCAGTGGAGAAAAGCTCATCAAGTATCCGGTCACTATTCCTGCTAACGCAGTGAGAATGATGGCTAACTGTGGTCCATATTTTGGAGAAACATTTGTTCTTGTCAATGCAAGCCGAGCAGTAGTCTATACCAATCCAGGAAATTATTACAACTTAAATGCTGCAGAAATGCATGGCAATGACCTCAACCTGGCTGAGTGTGAAGTCTATGAAGTTGAGG AGATCCCAGAATTTGAGAAGCCATGGAGGCCGATGGTCTGGGAAACTGA GAAGAGAACAGAGTTGATGGACGGTATTAAGCTCTATTGCCCCATGATCAGCTCTGTGTCCCAGGTTCGGGTTCTGCTCATTGGACCAGTTGGAGCTGGAAAGTCCAGCTTTTTCAATTCTATCAACTCTGTATTCAGAGGCCACGTCAGCAACCAGGCCATCGCTGGCAGCTCTACCACCAGCCTCACCACAAAG TTTCGCACCTACTCGGTGAAAGCTGGACGAGGAGGAAAACCTCTGCCAATCATCTTTTGTGATACCATGGGATTGGAGGAAAACACGGGGGCTGGGCTTGAcattgatgacatcatcagcatCCTCAAAGGCCATCTGCCAGACAGTTATCAG TTCAAtccttctgctcctctgcatCCGGAGGCCAGCGGCTATCGCAAGTCTCCAGAGCTCAAGGATGAGATCCACTGTGTGGTCTATGTCACTGACGCCTGCAAGGTCTCCATCATGCCCACAAAACTGGAGCTGAAGCTGGAAGCTATCCGCAGAAAGGTCAACTCGATGG ggATTCCTCAGCTGATCCTGCTGACTAAAGTGGATGAAGCCTGCACTTTTGTCTCACAGGACGTTAGGAACATTTATAAGAGCTGCTACATCGAGGAGATG ATGCAGGAGGTCAGCGCTCGGCTCGGTGTGCCGATGTCCTGTGTTGTTCCGGTGAAGAACTACAGCAAAGAGTTTGAGTTGGACCTGAATTGTGACATCCTGCTACTCACCGCTGTCATCCAGATGCTTCGCGCCGCTGATAGTTACTTCGATGAGCTCAGTgacagaaaaagcaacattgaAACCAAAGAATA CTTCGGCGGCAGCTTTACATTTACCCCACCCATCCCCTCCGCTCCATCTACGTCAGCCAAACCTGCTGTCAGCATGGCAGCGGGTGCCAAAGATGCTCTGAGCACACTTACAGACGTCAGTTCAACAGAGAGA CCTTTGTTTGCATTCCCAG CAGCTCAACCAAAGTTGGAATCTCAATGGAGAGACATGGAGTGGACAGAAGA GCAAAAGACGAGCCTGATGAAGACCATCAGCGCCGATCTGTCACGAGGTGACTCAGGCTCGGGTTCTCCTCCTGGGCCCGGTCGGTTCTGGAAAGTCCAGCTTCGTCAGTTCAGTCAAGTCGGTATTCAATGGAAGAGTCACCAACCGGGTCATGGTGGGCTCCTCCTTGACCAGCTTCACCAAGATG ATGAGTAA
- the LOC120565364 gene encoding interferon-induced protein 44-like isoform X7 gives MRSAPSSSCKVIQLRFGFPCLFSKKETLKRLQTPHSGTSADQLSTMNSMLTNSQQKTICSQLGRVKLQLLYKASIHGFTGAAFHQRCDNRCPTVSVGYNASGYVFGGYTKQPFSQSGQYVHDDQAFLFTFSGEKLIKYPVTIPANAVRMMANCGPYFGETFVLVNASRAVVYTNPGNYYNLNAAEMHGNDLNLAECEVYEVEEIPEFEKPWRPMVWETEKRTELMDGIKLYCPMISSVSQVRVLLIGPVGAGKSSFFNSINSVFRGHVSNQAIAGSSTTSLTTKFRTYSVKAGRGGKPLPIIFCDTMGLEENTGAGLDIDDIISILKGHLPDSYQFNPSAPLHPEASGYRKSPELKDEIHCVVYVTDACKVSIMPTKLELKLEAIRRKVNSMGIPQLILLTKVDEACTFVSQDVRNIYKSCYIEEMMQEVSARLGVPMSCVVPVKNYSKEFELDLNCDILLLTAVIQMLRAADSYFDELSDRKSNIETKEYFGGSFTFTPPIPSAPSTSAKPAVSMAAGAKDALSTLTDVSSTERMENKPLFTFPATLQMSVQQREERSNLCLHSQQLNQSWNLNGETWSGQKNE, from the exons ATGCGCAGCGCACCTTCATCCTCCTGTAAAGTGATTCAGCTGCGTTTTGGTTTTCCCTGCCTTTTTTCAAAGAAAGAG ACACTTAAAAGGCTCCAGACGCCCCATTCAGGAACTTCAGCAGACCAGCTGTCCACTATGAACTCCATGTTAACCAATAGCCAGCAGAAAACTATCTGCTCCCAGCTGGGAAGAGTCAAACTCCAGCTGCTGTACAAGGCCAGCATCCATGGTTTCACCGGTGCAGCCTTTCACCAACGATGTGACAACCGCTGTCCCACAGTGTCTGTGGGCTACAACGCCTCTGGTTATGTGTTTGGAGGCTACACCAAACAACCTTTCAGTCAGTCTGGACAGTATGTCCACGATGACCAGGCCTTTCTTTTCACCTTCAGTGGAGAAAAGCTCATCAAGTATCCGGTCACTATTCCTGCTAACGCAGTGAGAATGATGGCTAACTGTGGTCCATATTTTGGAGAAACATTTGTTCTTGTCAATGCAAGCCGAGCAGTAGTCTATACCAATCCAGGAAATTATTACAACTTAAATGCTGCAGAAATGCATGGCAATGACCTCAACCTGGCTGAGTGTGAAGTCTATGAAGTTGAGG AGATCCCAGAATTTGAGAAGCCATGGAGGCCGATGGTCTGGGAAACTGA GAAGAGAACAGAGTTGATGGACGGTATTAAGCTCTATTGCCCCATGATCAGCTCTGTGTCCCAGGTTCGGGTTCTGCTCATTGGACCAGTTGGAGCTGGAAAGTCCAGCTTTTTCAATTCTATCAACTCTGTATTCAGAGGCCACGTCAGCAACCAGGCCATCGCTGGCAGCTCTACCACCAGCCTCACCACAAAG TTTCGCACCTACTCGGTGAAAGCTGGACGAGGAGGAAAACCTCTGCCAATCATCTTTTGTGATACCATGGGATTGGAGGAAAACACGGGGGCTGGGCTTGAcattgatgacatcatcagcatCCTCAAAGGCCATCTGCCAGACAGTTATCAG TTCAAtccttctgctcctctgcatCCGGAGGCCAGCGGCTATCGCAAGTCTCCAGAGCTCAAGGATGAGATCCACTGTGTGGTCTATGTCACTGACGCCTGCAAGGTCTCCATCATGCCCACAAAACTGGAGCTGAAGCTGGAAGCTATCCGCAGAAAGGTCAACTCGATGG ggATTCCTCAGCTGATCCTGCTGACTAAAGTGGATGAAGCCTGCACTTTTGTCTCACAGGACGTTAGGAACATTTATAAGAGCTGCTACATCGAGGAGATG ATGCAGGAGGTCAGCGCTCGGCTCGGTGTGCCGATGTCCTGTGTTGTTCCGGTGAAGAACTACAGCAAAGAGTTTGAGTTGGACCTGAATTGTGACATCCTGCTACTCACCGCTGTCATCCAGATGCTTCGCGCCGCTGATAGTTACTTCGATGAGCTCAGTgacagaaaaagcaacattgaAACCAAAGAATA CTTCGGCGGCAGCTTTACATTTACCCCACCCATCCCCTCCGCTCCATCTACGTCAGCCAAACCTGCTGTCAGCATGGCAGCGGGTGCCAAAGATGCTCTGAGCACACTTACAGACGTCAGTTCAACAGAGAGAATGGAGAACAAACCTTTGTTTACATTCCCGG CTACTTTACAGATGTCAGTtcaacagagagaagagagatcaAACCTTTGTTTGCATTCCCAG CAGCTCAACCAAAGTTGGAATCTCAATGGAGAGACATGGAGTGGACAGAAGA ATGAGTAA
- the LOC120565364 gene encoding interferon-induced protein 44-like isoform X10, translating into MRSAPSSSCKVIQLRFGFPCLFSKKETLKRLQTPHSGTSADQLSTMNSMLTNSQQKTICSQLGRVKLQLLYKASIHGFTGAAFHQRCDNRCPTVSVGYNASGYVFGGYTKQPFSQSGQYVHDDQAFLFTFSGEKLIKYPVTIPANAVRMMANCGPYFGETFVLVNASRAVVYTNPGNYYNLNAAEMHGNDLNLAECEVYEVEEIPEFEKPWRPMVWETEKRTELMDGIKLYCPMISSVSQVRVLLIGPVGAGKSSFFNSINSVFRGHVSNQAIAGSSTTSLTTKFRTYSVKAGRGGKPLPIIFCDTMGLEENTGAGLDIDDIISILKGHLPDSYQFNPSAPLHPEASGYRKSPELKDEIHCVVYVTDACKVSIMPTKLELKLEAIRRKVNSMGIPQLILLTKVDEACTFVSQDVRNIYKSCYIEEMMQEVSARLGVPMSCVVPVKNYSKEFELDLNCDILLLTAVIQMLRAADSYFDELSDRKSNIETKEYFGGSFTFTPPIPSAPSTSAKPAVSMAAGAKDALSTLTDVSSTERPLFAFPAAQPKLESQWRDMEWTEE; encoded by the exons ATGCGCAGCGCACCTTCATCCTCCTGTAAAGTGATTCAGCTGCGTTTTGGTTTTCCCTGCCTTTTTTCAAAGAAAGAG ACACTTAAAAGGCTCCAGACGCCCCATTCAGGAACTTCAGCAGACCAGCTGTCCACTATGAACTCCATGTTAACCAATAGCCAGCAGAAAACTATCTGCTCCCAGCTGGGAAGAGTCAAACTCCAGCTGCTGTACAAGGCCAGCATCCATGGTTTCACCGGTGCAGCCTTTCACCAACGATGTGACAACCGCTGTCCCACAGTGTCTGTGGGCTACAACGCCTCTGGTTATGTGTTTGGAGGCTACACCAAACAACCTTTCAGTCAGTCTGGACAGTATGTCCACGATGACCAGGCCTTTCTTTTCACCTTCAGTGGAGAAAAGCTCATCAAGTATCCGGTCACTATTCCTGCTAACGCAGTGAGAATGATGGCTAACTGTGGTCCATATTTTGGAGAAACATTTGTTCTTGTCAATGCAAGCCGAGCAGTAGTCTATACCAATCCAGGAAATTATTACAACTTAAATGCTGCAGAAATGCATGGCAATGACCTCAACCTGGCTGAGTGTGAAGTCTATGAAGTTGAGG AGATCCCAGAATTTGAGAAGCCATGGAGGCCGATGGTCTGGGAAACTGA GAAGAGAACAGAGTTGATGGACGGTATTAAGCTCTATTGCCCCATGATCAGCTCTGTGTCCCAGGTTCGGGTTCTGCTCATTGGACCAGTTGGAGCTGGAAAGTCCAGCTTTTTCAATTCTATCAACTCTGTATTCAGAGGCCACGTCAGCAACCAGGCCATCGCTGGCAGCTCTACCACCAGCCTCACCACAAAG TTTCGCACCTACTCGGTGAAAGCTGGACGAGGAGGAAAACCTCTGCCAATCATCTTTTGTGATACCATGGGATTGGAGGAAAACACGGGGGCTGGGCTTGAcattgatgacatcatcagcatCCTCAAAGGCCATCTGCCAGACAGTTATCAG TTCAAtccttctgctcctctgcatCCGGAGGCCAGCGGCTATCGCAAGTCTCCAGAGCTCAAGGATGAGATCCACTGTGTGGTCTATGTCACTGACGCCTGCAAGGTCTCCATCATGCCCACAAAACTGGAGCTGAAGCTGGAAGCTATCCGCAGAAAGGTCAACTCGATGG ggATTCCTCAGCTGATCCTGCTGACTAAAGTGGATGAAGCCTGCACTTTTGTCTCACAGGACGTTAGGAACATTTATAAGAGCTGCTACATCGAGGAGATG ATGCAGGAGGTCAGCGCTCGGCTCGGTGTGCCGATGTCCTGTGTTGTTCCGGTGAAGAACTACAGCAAAGAGTTTGAGTTGGACCTGAATTGTGACATCCTGCTACTCACCGCTGTCATCCAGATGCTTCGCGCCGCTGATAGTTACTTCGATGAGCTCAGTgacagaaaaagcaacattgaAACCAAAGAATA CTTCGGCGGCAGCTTTACATTTACCCCACCCATCCCCTCCGCTCCATCTACGTCAGCCAAACCTGCTGTCAGCATGGCAGCGGGTGCCAAAGATGCTCTGAGCACACTTACAGACGTCAGTTCAACAGAGAGA CCTTTGTTTGCATTCCCAG CAGCTCAACCAAAGTTGGAATCTCAATGGAGAGACATGGAGTGGACAGAAGA ATGA